GTGATCGCGCTTCTCGCGCGCTTCGGCGAGCGAGGTCTCAGGAAAGACCCCGAGTGCAAACGTCTTACGCTTGCCCCCGAAGCGGTAATCCAACCGAAAATACCTGCCCACCGAATTGACAAGCAGATACAGGCCGCCCCCATCGGCGAGCTTGTACGGCTTCGCTGCTAGCTTGGCATTGCGGATGGCAATGGCACTGAGTGACATGACGGCATCTCCTTCGGTTGACGGTATCTCGGCCCACGAGGGCACCAGATACCGCCAAAACTACCGACATGAACACCGGCAAGTCAAGACATGGAGTGACACGACCTGAAGGGAAAAACCAAGGAAATCTATCTTATTTCAGTGACTTATGGGTCAAAACGATATGCTGTGATTCGAGCCTATGGTGGAGGTAAGCGGGATCGAACCGCTGACCTCTTGCATGCCATGCAAGCGCTCTCCCAGCTGAGCTATACCCCCGCAGCGCAAGGCGCGGATTATACGGAGGGGCCATAGGGCTGTAAAGGAAACGGCCGGCGCGCGAACGTGCGTGCCCGACAGGCTTGCCGGCGCGTGAGGAACCACCCTACCCTTGCGGCGTTCACACCCGTCTCGATACTGCGACCGCGGACGACGTCCCCATGATGCAGCTCTACGACCTTGCCGGTGCCGATGAAGACTTGCGCTTCAGTCCGCATGTCTGGCGCGTGCGAATGGCCCTCAAGCACAAGGGACTCGACTTCGAAACCATCCCCTGGCGTTTCGTCGACAAGGATGCGATCGCGTTCTCGGGCCAGAAGCTCGTGCCGGTGCTGGTGGACGGGGATCGCACAGTAAGCGACAGCTGGGAGATCGCGAGGCACCTGGAATCGACCTACCCCGACCGACCGAGCCTCTTCGGTTGCGCCACCGGTGAAGCGCACGCCCTCTTCGTCAAGCTGTGGTGCGATCAGGTGCTGCAATCGATCCTGTTCCGCATCATCCTGCCGGATCTCTTCGCGCGCCTCCACCTGGATGACCAGCCCTATTTCCGGCAAACGCGCGAAGCGCGCCTGGGGCAGACGCTGGAAGCGCTCGCACTGCCACCCGCGGAAGGAGTTCCGGCGCTGCGTGAAGCGCTCGGAGTGCTGCGCTCGCTGGTCAAGCGTCAGGAATTCATCGGCGGCGCCACGCCGAGCTTCGCCGACTACACCGTGTTCGGCGCGTTCCAGTGGGCGCGCTGTGTGTCGCCGATCCGCCTGCTGGAACAGGATGATCCGGTATACGCGTGGCGCGACCGGCTCTTCGCGGCCTTCGACGGGTACGCGAGACGAGCGCGCGGCGAGCCGATCTGACCCTTGAGACGCGGGAGACCGACGTGATTGACCTCTATTACTGGACCACGCCGAATGGACACAAGATCACGATGTTCCTGGAGGAGGCCGGGCTGCCGTACACCGTGAAGCCCGTGAACATCTCGGCCGGCGAGCAGTTCGCCACCGCGTTTCTCGCGATGTCTCCGAACAACAAGATTCCCGCGATCGTCGATCACGCGCCGACCGATGGCGGCGGCCCGTTGAGCGTTTTCGAGTCGGGCGCGATCCTGCATTACCTGGCCGAAAAGACCGGGCGGTTTCTGCCGCCCGATCTGCGTGGACGCACGGAGGTGATGGAGTGGCTGTTCTGGCAGATGGGGGGACTCGGTCCGATGCTCGGCCAGAATCACCATTTCGTGCAGTACGCGCCGGAGCCGCTACCCTATGCAATCGAACGCTATCTGAAGGAATCCGAGCGTCTGTACGGCGTCCTCGAAGAGCGACTCGCCGGCCGCGAGTTCATCGCCGGCGAGTATTCGATTGCGGACATGGCGTGCTATCCCTGGATCGTGCCGCACCGCCGCCAGAAGATGGACATCGACGCATTCCCGAACCTGAAGCGATGGTTCGACGCGATTCGCGCGCGACCGGCGACCGACCGCGCCTACGCGATTGCGGAACGCATCAACACCGCACCCGTCGTGAAC
This genomic interval from Betaproteobacteria bacterium contains the following:
- a CDS encoding glutathione S-transferase family protein, which produces MMQLYDLAGADEDLRFSPHVWRVRMALKHKGLDFETIPWRFVDKDAIAFSGQKLVPVLVDGDRTVSDSWEIARHLESTYPDRPSLFGCATGEAHALFVKLWCDQVLQSILFRIILPDLFARLHLDDQPYFRQTREARLGQTLEALALPPAEGVPALREALGVLRSLVKRQEFIGGATPSFADYTVFGAFQWARCVSPIRLLEQDDPVYAWRDRLFAAFDGYARRARGEPI
- a CDS encoding glutathione S-transferase N-terminal domain-containing protein — its product is MIDLYYWTTPNGHKITMFLEEAGLPYTVKPVNISAGEQFATAFLAMSPNNKIPAIVDHAPTDGGGPLSVFESGAILHYLAEKTGRFLPPDLRGRTEVMEWLFWQMGGLGPMLGQNHHFVQYAPEPLPYAIERYLKESERLYGVLEERLAGREFIAGEYSIADMACYPWIVPHRRQKMDIDAFPNLKRWFDAIRARPATDRAYAIAERINTAPVVNDASRSVLFGQGRRLNA